The DNA window CTATTATCTACCGCGAATAGACAACCTTTTGTCCTTTCTAATGAATGAGGGATCTGGATTATCCCTTGTAGATTGGCTCATATTGTTACATTCATTCTGAATATTTTGCGAGTTCTTAGAACTCGCTTTTTTTTTTGCTCATCCCACTCTATAGAAAGCATGATCAAGGTTTTTACTTGATCATGCTTCCATACGATGCTTAAAGTTGATTCACCCTAGCTGCTATCTCAGCATAAGTGACAGAGCCTCTTCCTGCCTCAACAAATCCGTCTTGGGGCATGTAAGAAATCCCAAGTGCTGCGCGTGAATTCGAATGCCCAGCGGCTTGTCCTTCTCTCCATTTTTTGATCATTTTGAGTCGAGCCCCAGCACCTGCTGCCGGCTTTGCAAGCCCTCCACTACTCAAGTTAGTGCCTGGGATATCTGGTGATGGTATTCCTCCGACCCTCACTGCAAAATTTGTTGTACCATTGATTGTTGCTTTGGCTGAATCCCCTACAGGGTTTAATATCTTATTGGTAGAGCTAGGAGCTCTTGTCCAACCTACATAGATTTCACCGCTATCGATTTTATTGGTAATTCGTTGTGTGCTGTTACTATTTAAGTGATCTAATATACTGCTGCGACTATTGCCGGAGATTATGATGTCTTTGGAACCCATCTGAGTATTCGAGAAGATATAATCCCCTCTGCTACTTTTTACTGCTGGAACGGGTTGATTACGTTGACGCACGCCCCCCAAGCTTCCCTGCTCTACGACTGATGTTCTCGATCTTTCTGTTATTATCCCCCCTTCCTGATGCATATTTGCATGTGGGCGTGATAAAGGTGTGTCCAGTTCATACCGGTTACTTGAATTTGAATATCGGAGTAGGGGATTAGAGCTTCTGGCTTGGCTACCCGCTTTCCTTACGGGGATCATAATGACTTTATTGTACTCTATTGGCATATAGTTGGGCCATTTCTTTTCCAAGCACTCGAAATAGTCATTGAAGAACTCTGTTAGTTTGTCTGAATCTATGCCCTTGGAGCCATCAGATACTTTAAGTAGATATTCACCACTGTTTGGATCAAAAAAACTAAGGCCTCTTTTTTTATCCAATAAAAAACCGACGCTATGACCGACTTCTGAGCCGGTGAGATCATAGCTGAGAGTAAAACCCACGGGAAGGTCACCTTGCGTTGCTCTTCGGGAAATCCCTCCCACTAAACTGTTAACACATCTTTGTTGATCAGTGATATTTGGCTTTGATGGGTTTTTGGGAATAATTGATATCGAAGGATCGTACTCTAGCTTCAGTGAGTCTAAACTATCCTCAGGCTTATAAAGATTATTTTTACGTTCAGCTTCTTGCAGTTTAGAAGCTCTTTCGAATAATTTTTTTGCCCGTTTACTCTCTTGAACTGGTTTGTGTTTAAGGGCTGGAAATTCTGTTCGACCAAAAATCTTTTTGGTTAGCTTTTCATTTACCCACAGCGCTGAAATTTGCTGGCAAGCACCTCTATTGGGGACACTGGAACCAGTTGATATCAGTTCATCACGTAATTCTCGTTGAATAAAGTGACTTTTCAATGTGTGCTTTTGTTCGAGAGTGTCAAATGAAGGATCTCTACTAGGACCCGAATCGAGCTCATATCGAGTGCTACTCGCATACCGAGCACGGCTAGGATCTGTGTAGAGGTTAGATGTCCTCATACGTTTTGGAGCGCTGTTTAGTGAAGGAAGCGGCACGACGAGAAACTCAAACAATTCTCGAGTGGTATTTTTAACCACTGGCATCGCAAGCTTTAACATATCTCTTGTGACTGCCCGTTTAAGAGCATTTCCTTTCAGCCCTTTTGTGATATGAAGTTTTACCGATGATCTAAATGCCACTTTTCCTGCTGTGGCAAGCTTTGTGATAGGAATGCCAATACATACAGCGGTAATTATGAGATCAAATACGTCAAAGAGGATGCCATCTATTTCAGAGGAAAGATCAAATTCATAACTGGGATCGTTTACTAGAGAGTTGAATAAGTCGAAGAAAGGCACGAATGAAGGCAGCTTTTCCCACCATTCACTGTCTTTGAGAAACGCTTTGTAAATATTGGCGTTATATAGCATGACTTCGCGCGCTTCATCTTCGACGCAGTCGTATAGGGTATCATACGAGGTGGATATCCCTTTGATTGGAATACCCGGAAGTGAGTTAAGTGTGACAGCTGCAATGTGACTAAGATTAACTAAAACGCTTTCATTTTTGACCTCCCATGCTTCATTGTCAAATGCACAGTTTCTGAACATAACGTGGTTACTATCAGAGTCAGCTTGTGGTGTCGGTAGGATAGTGTCCGGATTATAACCGAGATGAGACAGCAGCACCTTGGCATTGTCTTTGGTTTTGCTGAGCCAATTAATAGATTGATTTCCAGCGTTGATTAACTCACTGACTAGTTGAGTGACTTGATTGTCTTGCGTAAGGTCAATGTAGGCAATAGCAGTATCATGCATGAGTGTTGAGATTACCATGATCTGGTCAGTGTTTAATTTGACTATGGTGATCCTTCCAGAAATAGTATGGTATTCCTTGAACAGATTTTTAACCGTAGTAAAAATATTGGAAATGGTTTCCCCCGTCTTTTTCACTGCGACTTTTCCCCTAAAGAAGAAGCCGAAAAGGACTAAGAGTGGCTCGTCACTCTGGGCAAAAAAATTAGAAATGGCAACGGCTTTCTTGTCATCACTGTCTAAGGTGGCAAACCGCTGCCACACTTTCGCTATTTCGTCATATTTATAAAAGGGCCTGATAAGCTCAAAACGACCAAGAACTTCGGCCCTCTCTAGAGTGTCTATGGGGTTGATAGAAGATTGCACAAATGTAGAAGATGCAAAGGTTTGTGAGTCGTTTAGCAGAAGGGCTTCGGGGAGTTTATCGTTTTTATAGTCTGAAAATTGCTGGTAATATTCATGTTGATCGACACATTCACTCCATTTTTTCAGCTGGGCAAAGTTGAAGCTTGGTAATGCTGGTAGTGAATCACGTTGACCTGATGTATAGATGTTGAAAATCCATTTCAAGTTGTCAGCCGTAATCTTACTATTGTCATCAAGAAAAAGGGTGATATTACCCGTGCTGACATGCTTGGGGAAAATACTCTTCAACATATCGCGCGTATGTATCGAATAGTAGTTAACTGAACGGTTTCCATCATCGCTGAATCTACATAGTACCTTACAAGGGAGGCTCTCTCCTTTGCGTTCTAGATAGTCTTTTACTATTTGAGGGTGCTGCCATTTGGCAATATGGTGCATTCTTCCTGCATATAACATGAAGTGTGTGGAACAGAGTATTCGGTATTTCTTGTGAAACCTCGTTTCGTCTTTAACTCTGCCCAAGCAGAAGCTTTCCCATAATCCATCTTTGATTGAACCAGCATGTTCAATAGCTTGTTGTAGGGTGTTACTTATTTCATCATCATGATTAGTGATATTGAGTCGGTCCCCAAGTTCCAAATCGAGAATGCGAGATTGTAGACGAATTGATCGCTGTTGTTCCGGTGTTAATTCATCACCAAAATGAACATAATTCTCGCTCGCGGTGATGTCAGGAAGGAGAGGGTGGCCTTGATAATTTAAAGATTGGGGTAATTCGCTATATTTTGGCTTAGATATAAGTCTAAATTCTTCGGGCTGTCCCAGAAGGAGAATTTTTTGGACACTTTCTGAAGGATGATTTGGGTCCTTGAGATAGTCGATGACATGATTGCAAAGCTGTCGATTAAGTCTGTTGATCTTTAAGCTATTTTTGATTCGTTGGGATGAGCTATGTTGATTCAAAATATCTTTTAGCTGTGCCCTTTGATCTAATAAGGAAGCAAGACATGTTTCCAGCATGGTGTGCTTCTCTGAACTGGAAGTGTTGCTACTTAGAAGTTGTGAGAGGGCTGTGATAGTGAGAGATATTTCCCAATAGAGTCTCAGAGGACCTTTCGCTGGTTCAAGTACCATAAGTGCAGGACGAATTGATAATTGGCCAGAATCTATAGCTAAACTTTCAGAGTCCCTTGCAAGCAGCCCCTCCAAACTTTCTATTTCATAGATTTGGCTGGTCAGATTAGTGTTTGCCACTTGTGAAGTCATACATTCTCTCTCCCGTAGAGTCTTGGATAATAAAGCTACAGAAGGCTAACATTACTAACAGTTTGCTTAATAGTAGGTTTGAACCGTCATCTAGTTTAAATAAACGCGATCGAGGAATTGCTGATATCTGATGTATCAATGGTGTCATTCACCAGAGATATAATTGAGGAAGTTTCTTGGCTATATACTTGATCAATATCGATTTCTTCGCTTAGAAAGACCGAATAGATGATACTGATTCAATGCTTCTGATTTTACGCTGCTTTTGAGTTTATTAATCAAATTGATATTAATCTATGTCAAATTATTAGCTTAATCACATTCTGAGTCTAAAATTATTAACAAGGGCAGTACGGTTTTGCTATACGTTAGCTGTCACTGCATGGTTTTTTCGGAGGTTATAATGTCCATTAATTCTATTGACCATGATGAAATGACTGAGATCACTGACAAGTGGGATATCAATGATGAAGTCGAGTCACAAAAGCCAAACAAAAGTGTTAAATCAGCACAAGCTCGCAGACGCATCGAAGCCTTAAAGGAAATCCGTGAAAGTGGATTGACGCTTGAAGAAGCGAAAGAGCTCGGCATATGGCACTGACTTCCACTTTTCAAACAATCTAAGAAGGGTGGCAATTAAGCCACCCTTAGTTTTGTATGCCAAATGGGTAGGATATTGTGTTATAGTGCCTCCACACTGGTAAACTGACTTTGTGTTGAAATGTCGATAAATCTGTCCACACTCCCAGCAAAAGACAAAAACAAAATAGAGCTTGATAAGCAGGCATCGTTTCTCGTTTGGAAACTGAGAGAAGCAAAAGCCAGCCCGGAAGAAATAACGCGTAGTGCTGATAAAATTCAAGATCCTGACGAGAGAAATATGTTCCTTGACTCCATCGCTAAATATAAGCGGATCATGGGACTTGGTTGAGGCATTCTTGCTTTATATTGATAAATTGAAATGGTTGTGTTTTTTGCTAAAATCCTCCGCGTTCATTTGATTTAGAGAGAATATCCCGATGGGAAGAAGTTTTGAAGTGCGTAAAGCCTCCATGGCTAAAACTCAAGGCGCAAAAATTAAGGTTTATTCCAAGTACGGTAAAGAAATTTACATGTGTGCTAAGAATGGCGGTTCCGATCCGGACATGAACCTTTCGCTAAAACACCTTATTACTAAAGCAAAAAAAGATCAGGTTCCGGCACACGTGATCGATAAAGCTATTGATAAAGCCTGTGGTGGTGGTGGTGAAGACTATCAACCAGCGCGCTATGAAGGTTTTGCTCCTGGTGGCGCTAGCGTCATTGTTGACTGTCTCACAGACAATGGAAACCGTACTTTTCAAGATGTTCGTCAATGCTTTGTTAAGACAGGTGCAAAAATTGGCTCTCCCGGTACAACTGCTCATATGTTTGACCACCAAGCGGTATTCCAGTTTAAAGGTGAGGATGAAGAAGCGGTGCTTGAAGCACTTATGATGGCTGATGTAGATGTAACAGACATTGAGCTTGAAGAAGGAGTCATCACTGTATTTGCTCCTCATACTGAGTTCTTTAAAGCAAAGACGGCACTCAACGCAGAATACCCTGAGTTAACCTTGGAGGTTGAGGAGATTACTTTTGTGCCTCAGAACCATACTCCTGTTACTGGCGAAGATGCTGAAAAGTTCCAAAAGTTTTTGGATCTTCTGGATGAATGTGATGATGTTCAGCAGGTTTATCATAACGCTGAACTTTGAGTTAGTAGCATTGAAAAAAACCGAGTTTTTGATACTCGGTTTTTTTATGTTTTATTTACCAGAATAACTTTAAATCGGTTTACACTGTAAACGCGATACTTTCTCGTTAATGAAGTACTACAAACTTGATAGCCTAGTCGGTATTAGGTAAAGGCTTATTTTGCCTGATAGCGAGTACAATTTGAGGTAGAAGAGACATAGCTATCATTCCTGCCATAAGGCTGTACTGGAAGGAGGTAAAAGACTCACCAAGTAATATCAATCCTGATATAATTCCAGCTACCGGATTTGCAATACCGCCAAATGTGAAGTCCACTACAGTCATGCGTTGCAGTAGCCAGACATACATACCATAACCAAGAGCTGTATTTAAACCAATTACCCATAGTAAGCCAGCTCCATTTCGTATCGAAAAATGATTTATAACAGCAGAGTATCGCTCCGGAGAAGCACTGGCATCAACGATTGCTATTACTGATAGTAAGCAGCCTCCAAGAATCATTTGCCAAGTTAATACCGTCCACCAATGGATTCTATTTCCTAAGGATTTAGTAATCGTACTACCAACAACGATGCACATAATAGCGCAAAGCATGGCCAACAGTCCGAGTGGATCAAGTGATATTTGGCTTGGCGAAAATAGTAGCCAAGCCAGCATAACCAAAATGGCACCAGATAAAGCTTGAATGAATGTGGGCCGGTGTTTATGCACAAGCCAGTGGTACAGCATAGCAAATACAGGTACCGAGACCATCCCGACTCCTGATATTGCTGAGGGTAATGACTGCGCCATAATGAAGATTAAACAAAAGAAAGCCGCGATATTAATTAGTCCAAGCTTTAGTAGGCTCGGCAAATCCCCACCTTTAGGTAGTGAAGGTTTTAAGGCTAATAACAGTAGTCCAGCAGGCAATGCTCTGAGTGCTCCGAGCAAAAGAGGAGGCCAATCAGTCAAGGTATATTGGGTAACCGCATACGTTGTACCCCAGAAAAAAGCGGGAATCATTGCCA is part of the Vibrio aquimaris genome and encodes:
- a CDS encoding PA3496 family putative envelope integrity protein → MSINSIDHDEMTEITDKWDINDEVESQKPNKSVKSAQARRRIEALKEIRESGLTLEEAKELGIWH
- a CDS encoding DUF3283 family protein — encoded protein: MSINLSTLPAKDKNKIELDKQASFLVWKLREAKASPEEITRSADKIQDPDERNMFLDSIAKYKRIMGLG
- a CDS encoding YebC/PmpR family DNA-binding transcriptional regulator, with the translated sequence MGRSFEVRKASMAKTQGAKIKVYSKYGKEIYMCAKNGGSDPDMNLSLKHLITKAKKDQVPAHVIDKAIDKACGGGGEDYQPARYEGFAPGGASVIVDCLTDNGNRTFQDVRQCFVKTGAKIGSPGTTAHMFDHQAVFQFKGEDEEAVLEALMMADVDVTDIELEEGVITVFAPHTEFFKAKTALNAEYPELTLEVEEITFVPQNHTPVTGEDAEKFQKFLDLLDECDDVQQVYHNAEL
- a CDS encoding DMT family transporter, with the protein product MNILLAMIPAFFWGTTYAVTQYTLTDWPPLLLGALRALPAGLLLLALKPSLPKGGDLPSLLKLGLINIAAFFCLIFIMAQSLPSAISGVGMVSVPVFAMLYHWLVHKHRPTFIQALSGAILVMLAWLLFSPSQISLDPLGLLAMLCAIMCIVVGSTITKSLGNRIHWWTVLTWQMILGGCLLSVIAIVDASASPERYSAVINHFSIRNGAGLLWVIGLNTALGYGMYVWLLQRMTVVDFTFGGIANPVAGIISGLILLGESFTSFQYSLMAGMIAMSLLPQIVLAIRQNKPLPNTD